A stretch of DNA from Deltaproteobacteria bacterium:
GGACTTGAGGCTGAACGCGGATGACGGAAATCCGGCCTCCCCGAGCGTGGACGTCAGGCGGGCAAGCGGGGATTCGGCGGCGTTGGCCGCCCCTGCGATACGCCCGGTCTTCTGGCGCACTTCCCTGTCGGCCCTCTCAAGCTCCGGACGTATCTGCCTTAGTTCCGCAAGATCCTTCCCCGCCTGTGCATACTGGCGTGACAGACTTTTGATTTTCGCCCCGCCGGGAATGACGACGAATGACGCCAGCAGGATCAGCGCGGCGGCGATCCCGCCGAAGAAGAGGACCGCTTTTTCACGATCACGAAGCACGGCCCGTGGTTCCTTTCTCGACAAGGATGGTGAACCGGATCGATCCGCCCCTCGCCGTGCCCTGCGATTCCTGCACCGTGACGTTCATCTCCCGGCCGAAGGAGGACGCAAGCGCCGTTCGGAACTTTTCCACCTGCTGCGTGCCGCCTGCTTCGCCCGAAATCCGCATCCGCCCCGACTCATACGAGACTTCCTTCATGACGATGTTCTCTTTCAGGGGAAGCGACTGTGAGATCTTCCCGAGAGACACCGAAAGCCCCGCGGAGTCGATCCCCATTTCCTTCTGCTGGCGGCGGAGCGACTGGACCTTGGCGCGGATCTGGGCAGGTTCAAGTGCGGTCGCTTTTGCGCCGGGGACGGCTTCCGTGAATTCCTTCCGGATCTGTGCCCGCACGGCGGCGATCCTCCGGGTTTCAGCCCACTGGGCGATCTCAAGCGAGGCAACCGCGGATAGAAGGGCTACCCCCGCCGCGATGCAGGCGATTCGAACGCGCCGCTGTTGCCGTTTCCGTTCCGATTCCCCCTCGGCGGAGGTACGCAGGGAAAATCCCCCAAGTTCCTTTGCGTGAGAGAAGACCCTGGCGGCGCCATAGGCCAGTGGCGCGGCATCCCCCGCGCCGTCCGGAAGACGGAACCGCACCGAGCCCGCCAGTTCCTGGGCGAGGCCTGTGGGGGCCTCGCCTATCAACGTCACAGGCAGAAGCATATTCGACGGGGCATCGACCGCCATGCATTCGCGAAGCTCCTTCGCCAGGCTGCCGTCGGAGTCGGCCATCGCGGAGGGAAACTGGCGCGCCCATCGGACGGCCCCTCCTTCGGTGCGAAGTATCACGATGTCGGAAAGCGTCGAAACGATGAGCCCGTCAGGCAGCGCGTTCCCGGAGAGGAAAGCCGAAAGGATCGACACGTGGTCGGTGACGACACGGTCCACGCGGAACCCCGCGCCTGCGAAAAGCGAAACTGTTTTTTCCACGCCTTCCCTGCGTGCGGCCACCGCAAGGTACTTGCCGGGGTGAGCCGGCGGGGAGGGGAGGAGATCGGAAAGGATAGCCTCGTCCTCGAGCGGAAGGCTCCCCTCGAGTTCCGCGACGTGGATCTTCTTCGCGAGCGGGAGATCTTTAGCGGGCAGCTCCACCTGGCGCAGGTAGGTCCAGGAGGGCGGCAGGGACAGGACGGCGGGCGGCAGCGTAGCCGACCCTGTACCCTTGCGAATCTCCTCAGCGAGTTTTCCCGCGTCTTCCGGTCCCCCGTGCGCCTCCCGGCAGGGTACCGTACAGGCGAAAGCAACCCTCGAGGAAAACAGGGTGGATTCCCACAACACCGCTGAAAGGTTGTTTCGGGTTATCGAAATGCCTAAGACGCTCATTCCCCGTTCCTAAAAGAACTGGAACTCTCCCGTCGGCGACAGGAGGGTGCCCTTGATCCTCAGATTAGCATTCTTGACGTTTTTCGCCACCAGGTCAAATAGGGCCGCGATCTTGCCCTCAAGCGGATTCTGTATCCGCAGATGGAAAGTGATCGCCGCGGCGGCGGGGTTGGAAAATCGCACGATCTCTCCCGTCCCGTCGACGGCGGACCCTTCGTAAGTTCCCGTGAAGGACGAAACATGGATGGTCCCTTCCCTGACGACGAACTTCATCCGAACGTCCTTCAAAAGCGCCTCGCGGACGGGAGATTCCTTCGCGGGAATCGGCATGCGCAGCCACTGGACGGACCCGTCCCCCGTTCCGGAGACCCGCCCGCCGCCGCTCCGTTTCAATTGAAGGTCTACGGAATCGATCAGGAAACCGACACCGGACGCGGGAGGGTAAAAGGCGGCCAGGTCGTCCGAACCGATTCGGGAAACGCGAAGTCGAACCTTCCCGGGGTCCGATACCATGGGGGAAGTGCGTATATCGACCGAAGCCGTTCCACGGGTCGCCCTTAGATGAAACGGAAGCCATCGAAACAGCCCCGTCCATTCGAAT
This window harbors:
- the gspN gene encoding type II secretion system protein GspN, giving the protein MRHINGLARGRRIFAALGILLFALIFLFTFLYTLPGDAFLSPLRSALSRAGYDLTYENARIVFPLGVECRNAVLSPRGGAAVSFDSVLAAFEWTGLFRWLPFHLRATRGTASVDIRTSPMVSDPGKVRLRVSRIGSDDLAAFYPPASGVGFLIDSVDLQLKRSGGGRVSGTGDGSVQWLRMPIPAKESPVREALLKDVRMKFVVREGTIHVSSFTGTYEGSAVDGTGEIVRFSNPAAAAITFHLRIQNPLEGKIAALFDLVAKNVKNANLRIKGTLLSPTGEFQFF